The genomic interval TTTTTATTGGGCATTTTGACCGTCAAAAAGTTAAGTTTGAGACAAGCATTTTATCATAAAAACGGGAAGGGAAGCCGTCTTATAACGCGAGGCCGGCCGGCAATGGGAAGTCCGCGCTTTGGAAAGGGTTCCTTCGAGGGTATAATCCTTTCAAAGTTTTCATCCACCGGCATTCCATGAGGATGGCGATACATCTTGAAAAAAAAGATCTTGGATCACATAAGTTTGTTTGCCCTTACTTTCAAATGGTTTTTCTTTGCCACACTCCTGGGGGTCGTCGTGGGAATTGCGACAACCCTTTTTTTAAAGGCGCTGGATTTTGCTTTGAGCTGGTCGAGAGCGCGCGATCATTATTATTTTTCGCTTCCGGTCATTCTGCTCCTTACGGCGGTTATTTCCCGCCGGCTTTTTCCCAAGGCTGACGTTGAGAGCACGGATAAAGCGATCGAATACATTCATCAATTAAAACCCATTCACCCGGTTTCGATTTTGAAATCATTTTTCCTGCCTATTTTGACGATAAGCGCGGGCGGTTCCGCGGGAAAAGAAGCCCCGGCCGCGGATATGGGCGCGGGAATCGGCTCCATAATCAGCGCTGTGTTTCGTTTGGACGCCGAAGACCGGCGAAAGCTGACGATTTGCGGGGTGAGCGCCGGATTCGCATCCGTTTTCGGCACTCCCTTAGCGGGAGCCCTTTTTGGCCTCGAAGTCCTATCCGTGGGCAATTTGCTTTACGATGCCCTCCTTCCTGCTTTCGTCGCGGGAATCACGGCCAATCATGTCGCCGTAAAGCTGGGGGCAAAAGCCGTTTTTAATCCCCTTAAAAATATACCCGTTTTCAACGAAATATTTTTTATTAAGGTCGCCTTGGCCGGGATTTTTTTTGGCTTGTGCTCTTTGATGCTGATCGCGGTTATGAAAATCCTGCGGAAGGTCCGGGAGCGGTTTAAACACGAGGAGCTCATCAGCCTGGCCGCGGGAATCTTTCTTATTGTTTTTTCCTTGCTCTGTTCGACCCGGTATCTTGGCTTAGGCATGGGAACCATTGTTGATGCGGTCAATGGGAAGCCCTTTCCTTGGTATACCTTTCCGGCGAAAATAGTGACGACGGCGATAACGCTTAACGGCGGCGGCTGCGGAGGGATCGTGACGCCGATTTTTTTCATCGGAGCGACTTCCGGGTCATGGCTTGCGGGCATCCTTTCCGCAGACCGGTCGACCTTCGCGGCCCTGGGTTTGGTCAGCCTGCTGGCAGGCGCGGCCCAAACCCCTCTGTCGGCAAGCATCATGGCCATGGAGCTTTTTGGAGCCCCCATCGCCCCCTATGCCGCGATTGCCTCGATTCTCAGTTTTCTCGTAACGGGACAAAGAAGCATCTACCCCTCTCAAATTATCGAGATCAAAAAATCCAAAAAGAACAAGTCCCCGGCCCAATCCGCCAAGCTCGTTGAATCTTGAAAGGAATCCGTTATGGCCATGAAGACTTATCACGGAAGCTGCGCGTGCGGCAAGGTGCGCTACGAAGCGGCGTTTGATCTCTCGGAAGGGACGTTCAAATGCAATTGCTCGATTTGCACGAAGGCGCGGCTCTGGGGAAAGTCCGTGAAGACGGATTCTTTTAAGCTGCTTTCGGGCAAGGAGGACTTGTCGGTCTGGGGCGACAATATCCTGCACCATTTTTGCAGGCATTGCGGCATCAAAGTCTTCGGTAAGCCCAAGGCGGGCGGGGACATGATGGTGGTCATGCTGGGCACGCTGGACGACCTTGATCCGAAAGAATGGGCCGCGGCCCCCGTGCGCTATTTCGACGGACGCAACGACAACTTCAAAACCGAGCCTGAGTTCAAGGCTCACTTGTGAGCCGGGGAATAAAGACGTGATTACGAAACTCCAAAGATGGGTGTGGGTCGGCGCGGCAGCGCTTTCTTTTTCATCGGGCATGATCAATGTCATTGCCCTTTCAGGATTTGCCCACAAAGCCGCAACGCACATGACGGGAATTGCCAGCGCTTTCTCCATTGCGCTGTCCAAGCATGAAGCGGGCGCAGCCTCCGGGGCTTTTTTGATTCTTCTCTCTTTTTTTCTCGGTGCGTTCATCAGCGGCGTGATTATCCGGGACGGCCATCTGAAAATGGGACGCCGCTATGGGTTCGCGCTAGCGGTAGAATCAGGGCTTCTTTTCCTGGCGACGTTTTTTTTCATGAAAAATTCCATTTGGGGGGAATATTTTGCCTGCGCCGCGGCCGGACTGCAAAATGCCCTTGCCAGCACTTACAGTGGAACCATCGTCCGGACCACGCATTTGACCGGGATTCTGACGGACTTGGGAGCCTTGGCTGGGAATAGGGCCTATGGACTTCCCGTCGAGACTAAGAGGTTCAAGCTGCTTTCGATTATTCTGATTTCTTTCGTCGGGGGAGGATTTTTGGGAAGCCTTGCTTATGACCGCTGGAATGCTTCGGCCATGCTGCTTCCCGCCCTGATGATCGGGGCCTCAGCCCTCGGATATGAATTTTTCAGGCGGAGCTCTCAGACGAAACCGGGCTAAGCTGCGGAATGCTTTTGCAGAAACCTTGTGGACGGAATCGAAGTGAAGAGGCAATAAAAAAGGCCGGTACGAAAGTACCGGCCTTTTTATTTGGGGAACTCTTTTGGGTTACCGGGCGTGCGCGGCGTGCTTTGCGTGTTGAGACGTTTCCGCGTGGCCTTCCTTGACCGGAATGCGCATGCCGTAGAAGGATTTCCACACGAAGAAAAGGCCGAGCGCCAGGAAAACGGCGGCGCCTAGGCGTGTGGCCGCGGGATCCATCTTGATCGCGATTTCGACGGCGAGCATGCCGAAAAGCGTTGAGAATTTGATGATTGGATTCAGAGAAACGGACGTCGTGTCTTTGAACGGATCGCCGACCGTGTCGCCCACGACGGTCGCGGCGTGCACCGGGGTATTCTTCTCGCCGAAATCGACTTCGACAAGTTTCTTGGCATTGTCCCAGGCGCCGCCGGCATTGGCCATGTACATGGCCTGGAAAAGGCCGAAGATTGCGATGGCGATGAGATACGCAATGAAGAAGTAAGGATCGACGAGCGCGAACGCGAGGGTCAGGGTGAGAAGGCCGAGGAAAATGTTCCACATGCCTTTCTGCGCGTATTGCGTGCAGATGCGCACGACCGTGATCGAGTCTTCGCGCGCGGCTTCCTTTTTATCGAGGTTCATGTTTTTCTTGATGTACTCGACCGCGGAATAAGCGCCGGTGGTCACGGCCTGGATCGAGGCGCCGCAGAACCAGTAGATCACCGAGCCGCCGCAGAGAAAGCCCAGCAGGACAGGCGCGGACGTGAGCGAGAGTTTTTCGAAGAGAAGCGCTTCGCCGGCATTCGCGGCAACCGGCAGCCCCTTGGCGGCCAAGACGGCCGCGGCTTGGAGGTGGTCCTGCAGCAGCAGGATGATCGAGAAGATCATGGTCGTCGCGCCCGCGACGGCCGTTCCGATCAAGACGGGCTTGGCGGTCGCCTTGAACGTGTTGCCCGCCGAGTCGTTGGATTCGAGGTAGTGCTTGCCCGTCTTGAAGTCCGGCTTGAAGCCGAAGTCTTTCTGGATTTCATGTTCGATTCCCGGAATGGACTCGGTCTGCGCCAGCTCGAAGATCGACTGCGCATTGTCCGTCACAGGGCCGTAAGAATCGACGGCAATGTTCACGGGGCCCATGCAGAGAAAGCCGTAGGCCACGAGGCCGAAAGCAAAGACCGACGCATGCGGCATGATGTTCTGCAGGCCCATCTGCGAAATCAGGTAAGCCACGCACATCAGCGACGCGATCAGGATGCCTTTCCAGAAAGCCGAGAACGAGCCGGCCACGATGCCCGAAAGGATGGTCAGCGAAGCGCCGCCTTCGCGGGAGGCCGTTACGATTTCGTGCACGTGCTTGGAGTGCGACGACGTGAAGATCTTGGTGAATTCCGGAATGAGAAAAGCCGCCAGCGTGCCGCAGGTAATAATGGAAGCAAGCTTCCACCACAGGCTCGTATCCGGAAGATCGCCGATCAGGAAATGCGACATGATGAAGGAGGTGGAGATGCAGAGCGCTGAGGCGATCATGATGAGGCGCGTGAGCGGCTCCTCGAAATCAAATTCTTTCAGGTTCTTGTACTTGTTTTCCGAGATGCCTTTATTGATGAAATACGAGATACCGGACATGAAGTCCATGAGGAAGCGCATGGCGAAGATCCAGACGATGAGTTTGGCCTGCATCTCAGGCTCCTTCACCGCGAGCGTGATGAAGGAAATCAGCGCGACGCCCGTCACGCCATAAGTTTCGAAGCCGTCGGCCGTCGGGCCCACGGAGTCGCCGGCATTGTCGCCCGCGCAGTCGGCGATAACGCCCGGGTTGCGCGGATCGTCTTCCTTGACCTTGAACACGATCTTCATGAGGTCCGAGCCGATGTCGGCGATCTTGGTGAAGATGCCTCCCGCGATGCGCAGCGCGCTGGCGGCGAGCGATTCGCCGATGGCGAAACCGATGAAGCAGTAGCCTACGATGTCGCGCGGCACGAAGAGCAGGATGACGACCATCATGACGAGTTCGATCGAGATCAGGAAAAGGCCGACGGACATGCCCGCGCGCAGCGGGATGTTGACGACATCCCACGGCACTCCGCGGAGAGAGGCAAAGGCGGTGCGGGCATTGGCGTAGGTGTTCACGCGGATGCCGTAAAAGGCGACAAGGGTGGATCCGGCCATGCCGATCACCGAGAAAAGGAGCACAAGGCCCAGGGTCGAGACCGTTTCATGCTGCAGTGCGAGGAAGTAATAGCTCATGGCGAGAGCGATGATGACAAAAAGCATGGCCAGGAACCGGGCCTGCTGCATCAGGTACGTGGTGCAGGTCTGGAAAATCGTTTCCGCGACGTCGAGCATGGACCGGTGGGCGGGGAGCTTCTTGATGGCCATGAACTGATACAGGGAAACGCCCACGGTCCCGATGATGATGAAAGAGCCGTAGAAGAGGATCTGGAAACCGCTCAATCCTCCGAACAAGTTGAAGCGGCCTTCGTGAAGGTCCGGGATTTTAAGGTCCGCTTCACTGGCCCAGGCCGCTCCCGCCATGCACAAAAGCGCGCCCATGAAAAACGGAAGTTGCTTTAAAAGCTTTTTCATATTCCCCCCAACCGGATATGTTGATATTTAGAATATCTGGACCTTATAAGGCTAATGTATCGAATCAATTTTGAAGGTACTTTAATTCAGCCGGACACAAGAATCCAGAGCAATCTGCCCCGTGGTTGTAAGGGTTTTGCCCTTTCGGGCCCGGGCAAGACCCATCCGGCTGGAAAAGGGCGCTTGTGGGGGTGCCGGAGGAGTATAATCCTTCAATGCTTTTTTCATGAAGATCTCAAGGAGCCCGGATGTCCCTGAAATTGTACGCTCATCCCTTCGCGTCTTACTGCCAGAAAGTCCTGACCGCGCTTTACGAAAATAAAATCCCATTTGAATTCCGCATGCTTGCGCCGGGCGAGGATAAGAACAACGCCGAACACGCGGCCCTCTGGCCCCTGAAGGGCATGCCGGTCCTTGTGGACGGCGGGCGCGCGGTCGTGGAATCGAGCATCATCATCGAGCATCTCGACCTTTATCATCCCGGGCCCATGCGCATGGTCCCGCAGGACCCGCGCGCGGCGCTGAACGTGCGTATGATGGACCGCTTTTTCGACAACTACATCATGACGCCCATGCAGGAAATCGTGTTCGACGCGCTCCGCCCCAAAGAAAGCCGCGATCCTTTCGGCGTCCGCAAG from Verrucomicrobiia bacterium carries:
- a CDS encoding GFA family protein; this encodes MAMKTYHGSCACGKVRYEAAFDLSEGTFKCNCSICTKARLWGKSVKTDSFKLLSGKEDLSVWGDNILHHFCRHCGIKVFGKPKAGGDMMVVMLGTLDDLDPKEWAAAPVRYFDGRNDNFKTEPEFKAHL
- a CDS encoding sodium-translocating pyrophosphatase, which produces MKKLLKQLPFFMGALLCMAGAAWASEADLKIPDLHEGRFNLFGGLSGFQILFYGSFIIIGTVGVSLYQFMAIKKLPAHRSMLDVAETIFQTCTTYLMQQARFLAMLFVIIALAMSYYFLALQHETVSTLGLVLLFSVIGMAGSTLVAFYGIRVNTYANARTAFASLRGVPWDVVNIPLRAGMSVGLFLISIELVMMVVILLFVPRDIVGYCFIGFAIGESLAASALRIAGGIFTKIADIGSDLMKIVFKVKEDDPRNPGVIADCAGDNAGDSVGPTADGFETYGVTGVALISFITLAVKEPEMQAKLIVWIFAMRFLMDFMSGISYFINKGISENKYKNLKEFDFEEPLTRLIMIASALCISTSFIMSHFLIGDLPDTSLWWKLASIITCGTLAAFLIPEFTKIFTSSHSKHVHEIVTASREGGASLTILSGIVAGSFSAFWKGILIASLMCVAYLISQMGLQNIMPHASVFAFGLVAYGFLCMGPVNIAVDSYGPVTDNAQSIFELAQTESIPGIEHEIQKDFGFKPDFKTGKHYLESNDSAGNTFKATAKPVLIGTAVAGATTMIFSIILLLQDHLQAAAVLAAKGLPVAANAGEALLFEKLSLTSAPVLLGFLCGGSVIYWFCGASIQAVTTGAYSAVEYIKKNMNLDKKEAAREDSITVVRICTQYAQKGMWNIFLGLLTLTLAFALVDPYFFIAYLIAIAIFGLFQAMYMANAGGAWDNAKKLVEVDFGEKNTPVHAATVVGDTVGDPFKDTTSVSLNPIIKFSTLFGMLAVEIAIKMDPAATRLGAAVFLALGLFFVWKSFYGMRIPVKEGHAETSQHAKHAAHAR
- a CDS encoding glutathione S-transferase family protein codes for the protein MSLKLYAHPFASYCQKVLTALYENKIPFEFRMLAPGEDKNNAEHAALWPLKGMPVLVDGGRAVVESSIIIEHLDLYHPGPMRMVPQDPRAALNVRMMDRFFDNYIMTPMQEIVFDALRPKESRDPFGVRKAREDLDTAYRWLEDTMPGREWAAGDHFSLADCAAAPSLFYADWVHPVGEAFPSVRAYRRRLLARPSFARSVDEAREYRKLFPLGAPDRD
- a CDS encoding YoaK family protein, producing MITKLQRWVWVGAAALSFSSGMINVIALSGFAHKAATHMTGIASAFSIALSKHEAGAASGAFLILLSFFLGAFISGVIIRDGHLKMGRRYGFALAVESGLLFLATFFFMKNSIWGEYFACAAAGLQNALASTYSGTIVRTTHLTGILTDLGALAGNRAYGLPVETKRFKLLSIILISFVGGGFLGSLAYDRWNASAMLLPALMIGASALGYEFFRRSSQTKPG
- a CDS encoding chloride channel protein, encoding MGIATTLFLKALDFALSWSRARDHYYFSLPVILLLTAVISRRLFPKADVESTDKAIEYIHQLKPIHPVSILKSFFLPILTISAGGSAGKEAPAADMGAGIGSIISAVFRLDAEDRRKLTICGVSAGFASVFGTPLAGALFGLEVLSVGNLLYDALLPAFVAGITANHVAVKLGAKAVFNPLKNIPVFNEIFFIKVALAGIFFGLCSLMLIAVMKILRKVRERFKHEELISLAAGIFLIVFSLLCSTRYLGLGMGTIVDAVNGKPFPWYTFPAKIVTTAITLNGGGCGGIVTPIFFIGATSGSWLAGILSADRSTFAALGLVSLLAGAAQTPLSASIMAMELFGAPIAPYAAIASILSFLVTGQRSIYPSQIIEIKKSKKNKSPAQSAKLVES